A section of the Humulus lupulus chromosome 2, drHumLupu1.1, whole genome shotgun sequence genome encodes:
- the LOC133816412 gene encoding uncharacterized protein LOC133816412, whose protein sequence is MIPSTQHPQPPKLPRVEPLTQEVVSISHNDSTSMSSNLISLLKFVSPWDNDYHKKINIPSHVFGYNTIATLFKDDVTQFCNMDKIGQTPMILYLRLLDDILHTNGLDHLYAFQHPGEVSVGHENKRAQALKD, encoded by the exons atgATACCTTCCACTCAACATCCACAGCCCCCAAAGCTTCCGCGTGTAGAGCCATTGACACAAGAGGTAGTGTCAATCTCTCACAATGATTCGACATCTATGTCAAGCAATTTGATCTCTTTATTGAAGTTTGTATCACCATGGGATAATGACTACCACAAGAAGATTAATATCCCATCGCATGTTTTTGGATACAACACGATTGCTACGCTTTTCAAGGATGATGTGACGCAATTTTGCAACATGGACAAGATTGGGCAAACTCCAATGATATTGTATTTGAG GTTGTTGGATGATATACTACATACCAATGGGTTGGATCATTTGTACGCATTTCAGCATCCAGGTGAAGTTAGTGTAGGTCATGAGAATAAGCGTGCCCAAGCACTTAAAGATTGA
- the LOC133814926 gene encoding uncharacterized protein LOC133814926 — protein MAIDKEWISADRLSVKYKDGVEHFLEFCARNAKDPNNICCPSIKCGTVQRMKVTEIKGHLFKYGIDQSYKMWFMHGEKITFSRESPSKKNNCDYVNDDERDDIAEMIGDAQFESDFDPVKFQSMLEDAEKPIYPGCNKFTKLPTLLRLYNIKTKHGLTDKSFTDILSFLGELLPEKNEMPLSFYEAKKTLRSLGMQYEKIHACPYDCILYRKRLVDTNACPTCGELRWQKKKNSGEVRVGVPAKVLWYLSPIPRLIRLYRNDDHAKNLTWHANDRIQDGKLRRPADSPAWKRVDWKWPEFGNEPRNIRLGLSVDGINPHTSLSSKYSCWPVMLAIYNLPPWLCVDAYDAYRKEEFKLRAVLLWTINDFPALESSYPAIMSSDTWEKPFNGSQEFVMAPRPLFGRQLVEKLNKVQFKLGKHKQSMKRKRGRENGEEVQIDPKVCWKKKSIFFELEYWEHLVLHHNLDVMHIEKNVFDSLISTLLNIPGRSKDGINARLDLKDMGVRTNLAPKVGEKRTYLPPACYTLNKEEKRGICHCLANVKFPEGYSSNISTLVDMKNLNLVGLKSHDHHTLLQHILPIAIRSVLPKKVQNAIIRFCLFFKSLCCKVVDVSKLDKLESEIIYTLCLLEQFFPPSFFDIMVHLIVHLVREVRLCGPVNRSRPEGCIVKSYIVEEAMEFCSDYLSGVSSVGAYPSRIEIEISKGGRGGVVSEINQVDRDEVHRLVLQNINDVQPYIES, from the exons ATGGCAATCGATAAAGAATGGATATCAGCGGATAGATTATCGGTGAAATATAAGGATGGAGTTGAGCATTTCTTGGAGTTTTGCGCAAGAAATGCTAAAGATCCTAATAACATTTGTTGCCCTAGTATTAAGTGTGGTACTGTTCAAAGAATGAAAGTTACTGAGATAAAGGGTCACTTATTTAAGTATGGAATAGATCAAAGTTATAAGATGTGGTTTATGCATGGAGAAAAAATCACATTTAGTAGAGAATCTCCATCTAAGAAGAAtaattgtgattatgtgaatgatgATGAGAGAGATGACATTGCAGAAATGATAGGTGACGCACAATTTGAATCAGATTTTGATCCAGTGAAATTTCAATCCATGTTAGAGGATGCTGAGAAACCCatttaccctggttgtaataAGTTCACCAAACTGCCAACACTTCTTAGGTTGTATAATATAAAAACCAAACATGGGTTGACTGATAAGAGCTTTACAGATATACTTTCCTTTCTAGGAGAGTTATTACCCGAAAAAAATGAAATGCCATTGTcgttttatgaggcaaagaagacattgcgttcgttaggcatgcaatacGAAAAAATCCATGCTTGTCCTTACGATTGCATCCTATATCGAAAAAGATTGGTTGATACAAATGCATGTCCCACTTGTGGTGAGTTAAGATGGCAGAAGAAAAAGAATTCTGGTGAGGTTAGGGTAGGAGTTCCTGCAAAAGTTTTATGGTACTTATCGCCTATACCTCGTTTGATTCGACTTTAtcgaaatgatgatcatgctaaaaacTTAACATGGCATGCCAATGACAGAATACAGGATGGTAAACTTAGACGTCCAGCTGACTCACCTGCTTGGAAGAGAGTCGATTGGAAATGGCCTGAGTTTGGTAACGAACCTAGAAATATTCGTTTAGGCCTTTCTGTTGATGGAATTAATCCACATACTTCCCTaagtagtaaatatagttgttggcctgttatgcttgccATTTACAATCTAccaccatggttgt GTGTTGATGCTTATGATGCATATAGGAAGGAAGAGTTCAAACTTAGAGCTGTGTTGttatggaccattaatgacttTCCTGCGTTAG AAAGTTCTTACCCCGCAATCATGTCTTCCGACACATGGGAAAAACCATTCAATGGTTCACAAGAGTTTGTAATGGCTCCACGACCATTATTTGGAAGACAATTGGTTGAAAAGTTGAATAAAGTCCAATTCAAACTAGGAAAGCACAAACAGAGCATGAAAAGAAAGAGAGGACGTGAAAATGGTGAGGAGGTTCAAATTGATCCTAAGGTTTGTTGGAAGAAGAAGTCTATATTCTTTGAGCTTGAATACTGGGAGCATTTGGTCCTACATCATAacttggatgtcatgcatattgagaaaaatgtgtttgataGCCTTATTAGTacattgttgaatattcctggacggagtaaggatggaattaatgCTCGACTAGATTTAAAAGATATGGGTGTGCGTACAAATTTAGCACCAAAGGTTGGTGAGAAACGAACATATTTACCACCAGCTTGTTATACCTTGAATAAAGAAGAGAAACGAGGAATTTGTCATTGTTTGGCCAATGTGAAATTTCCAGAAGGTTATTCCTCCAATATTTCGACATTGGTAGATATGAAAAACTTGAATTTAGTTGGGTTGAAATCTCATGATCATCATACACTTTTACAACATATTCTACCAATTGCTATTCGTTCTGTCTTACCCAAAAAGGTTCAGAATGCCATCATAAGATTTTGCTTGTTCTTTAAATCTctttgttgtaaagtggtagatgtTTCTAAGTTGGATAAACTTGAATCAGAAATCATATACACTTTGTGCTTGTTGGAGCAATTCTTTCCACCTTCTTTTTTTGATATTATGGTTCACCtaatagttcatttggtgagagaagTGAGATTGTGTGGACCAGt aaatagaagcaGGCCTGAGGGTTGCATTGTTAAATCTTATatcgttgaagaagcaatggagttTTGTTCAGATTACTTGTCAGGTGTTTCAAGTGTTGGGGCATATCCATCTCGAATTGAGATTGAAATTAGTAAAGGTGGAAGAGGTGGTGTAGTTTCGGAAATAAATCAAGTTGATCGAGATGAAGTTCATCGCTTAGTCTTACAAAATATTAACGACGTTCAACCTTACATCGA GTCCTAA